One Candidatus Devosia phytovorans genomic window carries:
- a CDS encoding CAP domain-containing protein, whose amino-acid sequence MTLSRLIKPALLPLAAILAATTIAACSMGGMAGNTSATALSPGLSARMDQPGATLNRAEAIGIVNAYRATTGLPALTSDAALDGTAQALANEYAQTGTPPKTPQGLTVMKLSAGYATFAETFSGWRNNPADAAGLRANATKAGVAVMFNPTSSYGIHWVLVLGN is encoded by the coding sequence ATGACCCTGTCGCGCCTCATCAAGCCAGCCCTGCTGCCGCTCGCCGCCATTCTCGCTGCCACCACCATTGCGGCCTGCAGCATGGGTGGCATGGCCGGCAACACCTCCGCGACAGCCTTGTCGCCGGGCCTGTCGGCGCGCATGGACCAGCCGGGCGCCACGCTCAACCGCGCCGAGGCCATCGGCATCGTCAATGCCTATCGCGCCACCACCGGCCTGCCCGCCCTCACCTCGGACGCCGCGCTCGATGGTACCGCCCAGGCCCTGGCCAATGAATATGCCCAGACCGGCACCCCGCCCAAGACACCCCAGGGCCTGACGGTGATGAAGCTCAGCGCCGGCTATGCCACCTTCGCCGAAACCTTCTCGGGCTGGCGCAACAATCCGGCCGATGCGGCGGGCCTGCGTGCCAATGCCACCAAGGCGGGCGTGGCCGTCATGTTCAACCCTACCTCGAGCTATGGCATCCACTGGGTCCTCGTCCTTGGCAACTGA
- a CDS encoding phage portal protein has product MRDTKSGIIASRRAPLRLHRDDVRHSWVQAAAIASDIMQNSGRIRGAADQVISDTVGAELIFNPQPDLTGLGYDDKEKADLVNLLKLRWKQWAWNPKECDARGKFTVPQMIDIGLRWDMVYGELTGVITYMTPAERLRYGLTTGTKITMVPPPRLVQDTNEIEGMVQGVIHDPNGRVAAYRFREREGGINRLKDWRAFDAEGRAQVMHIFDPQDAEDVRGISRLATGFRQHLQHEVAQDTTLQTFILQTMWAASLTSELPSAEAFEAIEAVKDIPDMKGVYNDFMGMLAAQLEAAKEARIGIGGDPQVNHLGPGERLQFHASATPGPQYQPFTASLARDFARAIGITYGAYTLDYTDATYSSNQMENASIFPVVVRRRERVSGPQCQMIYEAWLDEEIGEGRIPFKGGYEAFAANRQRVAWSQWRGPAKPTADDTKSSRAASERIANGTSTLEGEISLIGGDPDEVFATRLREHKRYVEAGMVSPFERGFNIAQTPGETEETNSRRASQ; this is encoded by the coding sequence TTGCGTGACACCAAGTCGGGCATCATTGCCAGCCGTCGAGCACCACTTCGACTGCATCGCGATGATGTCCGGCATTCGTGGGTTCAGGCGGCTGCCATCGCGTCCGACATCATGCAGAACTCGGGCCGGATCCGGGGTGCTGCCGACCAGGTCATTTCCGACACCGTCGGCGCAGAACTGATCTTCAACCCGCAGCCCGACCTGACCGGGCTTGGCTACGACGACAAAGAGAAGGCTGATCTGGTCAACCTGCTCAAGCTTCGTTGGAAGCAATGGGCATGGAACCCCAAAGAATGCGACGCGCGTGGCAAGTTCACCGTGCCGCAAATGATCGACATCGGTCTGCGCTGGGACATGGTCTATGGCGAACTCACCGGCGTCATCACCTACATGACGCCAGCGGAACGCCTGCGCTATGGGCTGACCACCGGGACCAAGATCACCATGGTACCGCCACCTCGGCTGGTGCAGGACACCAACGAGATCGAGGGTATGGTACAGGGCGTCATCCACGATCCAAACGGTCGCGTGGCCGCTTATCGGTTCCGCGAGCGGGAGGGTGGCATCAATCGCCTCAAAGACTGGCGCGCCTTCGATGCCGAAGGGCGAGCGCAGGTCATGCATATCTTTGACCCGCAGGATGCTGAGGACGTACGCGGCATCTCGCGGTTGGCGACGGGTTTTCGCCAGCACCTGCAGCACGAAGTAGCGCAGGACACGACGCTGCAGACCTTCATCCTTCAGACAATGTGGGCCGCATCACTGACCAGCGAGCTGCCGTCGGCTGAGGCATTTGAAGCGATCGAGGCTGTCAAAGACATCCCGGATATGAAGGGGGTCTACAATGACTTCATGGGCATGCTGGCCGCCCAGCTCGAAGCCGCGAAAGAAGCGCGCATCGGCATTGGCGGAGATCCTCAGGTCAATCACCTCGGTCCCGGCGAGCGTCTGCAGTTCCATGCGTCAGCGACGCCTGGACCCCAGTATCAGCCTTTCACCGCAAGCCTCGCGCGTGATTTCGCTCGAGCGATCGGCATCACTTACGGCGCCTACACGCTCGATTACACTGACGCGACTTATTCCAGCAATCAGATGGAAAACGCGTCGATCTTCCCGGTTGTCGTTCGCCGCCGCGAGCGTGTGTCTGGGCCCCAGTGCCAGATGATCTATGAGGCTTGGCTCGATGAAGAAATCGGCGAGGGTCGCATACCCTTCAAGGGCGGGTATGAGGCCTTTGCCGCTAATCGACAGCGTGTCGCCTGGTCGCAATGGCGCGGTCCGGCCAAGCCGACAGCAGACGACACGAAAAGTTCGCGGGCGGCTTCGGAGCGGATCGCCAACGGCACCTCGACGCTGGAGGGCGAGATCTCGCTGATTGGTGGTGATCCCGACGAAGTCTTCGCGACGCGCCTTCGGGAGCACAAGCGCTACGTCGAGGCGGGAATGGTGTCTCCCTTCGAGCGAGGCTTCAACATCGCCCAAACTCCGGGCGAGACGGAAGAGACCAACAGTCGGAGAGCATCGCAATGA
- a CDS encoding primase-helicase zinc-binding domain-containing protein, which translates to MSLPPELASLRDEADAVTCWSWSSFKGWKLGPGPDKAGPCPNCGGTDRFAIHTTKNTFNCRRCGLSGHGVIDLVMKTEKVKFVPACEMITGRRVADPISAEEAARIHMEAQKREQDRAAEEDRRRLRAISEGRAIWGRTSQPEAVGAGGVADYLDLRGVGGLHFDRIMLREIARLDYIVEVTSDDGRKTYPVLHSGPAMVAAVVLPDGSFGAVHQTWIDLAQANGKVALHHPKKTNNDGSAFALPAKKVRGSKKGGAIKLYTPKTVTRIVMGEGIETTLTALRHNFEQNTAYWAGVDLGNMAGRAAIGFDNKRHEDEPNLDDLECFLPPDWCEELVFLCDSDEPETKTVEKVSRGMKRAQHFRDVARQTRPELPPLATAYVEPIGDGKDLNDLVRVGA; encoded by the coding sequence ATGAGCCTTCCGCCTGAGCTTGCATCCCTGCGTGACGAAGCCGACGCCGTGACCTGCTGGAGTTGGTCCAGCTTCAAGGGCTGGAAACTCGGCCCTGGCCCGGACAAGGCTGGCCCTTGCCCCAATTGCGGCGGCACTGATCGCTTTGCCATCCACACCACCAAAAACACTTTCAACTGCCGCCGTTGCGGCCTTTCTGGCCATGGCGTGATCGACCTCGTCATGAAAACCGAGAAGGTCAAATTCGTGCCCGCATGCGAAATGATTACCGGTCGGCGAGTGGCCGATCCGATCTCGGCCGAGGAAGCGGCGCGCATTCATATGGAGGCTCAAAAGCGCGAACAGGACCGTGCGGCCGAAGAGGATCGGCGCCGCCTGCGTGCTATTAGCGAGGGCCGTGCGATCTGGGGTCGCACCAGCCAGCCGGAAGCGGTCGGCGCTGGCGGGGTAGCGGACTATCTCGACCTTCGAGGCGTCGGTGGCTTGCATTTCGACAGGATCATGCTGCGCGAAATCGCCCGGCTCGACTACATCGTCGAGGTAACGAGCGATGATGGTCGCAAGACGTATCCCGTGCTCCATTCCGGGCCAGCTATGGTCGCAGCCGTGGTCCTGCCTGACGGCAGCTTCGGCGCCGTGCATCAGACGTGGATCGACCTGGCGCAGGCCAATGGAAAAGTGGCGCTGCACCACCCCAAGAAAACGAATAATGACGGCTCGGCCTTTGCGTTGCCTGCGAAGAAGGTGCGCGGCAGCAAGAAGGGCGGCGCGATCAAGCTCTACACGCCCAAGACAGTGACGCGTATCGTGATGGGCGAGGGTATCGAGACCACGCTGACCGCCCTGCGGCACAATTTCGAGCAGAACACGGCCTATTGGGCTGGTGTCGATCTCGGCAACATGGCCGGCAGAGCAGCAATCGGCTTCGACAATAAACGCCATGAAGACGAGCCGAACCTCGATGATCTCGAATGCTTCCTGCCGCCCGACTGGTGCGAGGAACTGGTCTTTCTCTGCGACAGCGACGAGCCCGAGACCAAGACGGTGGAGAAGGTCAGTCGCGGGATGAAGCGCGCACAGCATTTCCGCGATGTCGCAAGGCAGACACGGCCAGAGCTGCCGCCCCTGGCCACGGCATATGTGGAGCCGATCGGCGACGGAAAAGACCTCAATGACCTGGTGAGGGTTGGGGCATGA
- a CDS encoding tyrosine-type recombinase/integrase, whose product MRTMPRPRKPYVQREKTRHKKTVWYFRKGDGPRVRLRGDYESPEWLADYDAALGIINSDPAPAKATQGTLGWLIDRYQDSLTFANLAAGTQKARRSILKRVKETGGTLKLAQISRGTVVSGRDRRKDTPAAAANFVKAMKALFAWAVEAEIMPSNPAADLKNPAPKTEGHHTWTVEEVKRFWARHPVGTKPRLALDILLLTGMRSSDAVLFGRQHVRAGWAHYRSVKTGIEVDFPILSALNESIAATQTGDLTYLVTEHGGPFKSAASFGNWFRKQCQLAKVPGRAHGLRKAGATIAAENGASDQQLMAMWGWTDERQAGLYTRRARRWKLAGEAARMLGEGQDGNILSPHLLIASPHLEK is encoded by the coding sequence ATGCGCACCATGCCGCGCCCTCGCAAACCCTACGTTCAAAGAGAAAAAACCCGTCATAAAAAGACGGTTTGGTATTTCCGGAAGGGAGATGGACCGCGCGTTCGTCTGCGTGGCGATTATGAAAGCCCGGAATGGCTGGCGGACTATGACGCTGCCCTCGGCATCATCAATTCGGATCCGGCGCCGGCCAAGGCCACACAAGGCACTCTGGGATGGCTGATCGACCGCTACCAGGACAGCCTGACCTTTGCCAACCTTGCTGCCGGCACCCAAAAAGCTCGCCGCTCTATACTAAAGAGAGTGAAGGAAACGGGCGGTACACTTAAACTCGCCCAGATCTCGCGCGGCACCGTTGTGTCCGGCCGCGATCGGCGCAAGGACACGCCAGCAGCGGCCGCTAACTTCGTGAAGGCGATGAAGGCCCTTTTCGCGTGGGCTGTAGAGGCTGAAATAATGCCGTCCAACCCGGCAGCGGACCTCAAGAACCCAGCCCCGAAAACAGAAGGGCATCACACTTGGACGGTGGAGGAGGTCAAGCGATTCTGGGCCAGACATCCAGTCGGCACTAAGCCGCGCCTCGCGCTCGACATTCTTTTGCTGACTGGAATGCGCAGCAGCGATGCAGTTCTCTTCGGACGGCAGCACGTTCGCGCCGGCTGGGCACACTACCGATCGGTCAAGACCGGCATCGAGGTCGATTTCCCGATTCTATCGGCTCTCAACGAATCAATTGCTGCAACGCAGACTGGCGATCTCACCTATTTGGTCACCGAGCATGGAGGTCCATTCAAGTCAGCAGCGAGCTTCGGCAACTGGTTTCGCAAGCAGTGTCAGTTGGCAAAAGTGCCGGGTCGCGCCCACGGACTGCGGAAAGCAGGCGCAACGATTGCCGCTGAAAATGGCGCTAGCGATCAACAATTGATGGCGATGTGGGGATGGACGGACGAGCGACAAGCCGGACTTTATACCCGCCGAGCACGCCGCTGGAAGCTCGCCGGAGAGGCCGCGAGAATGCTCGGAGAAGGACAGGACGGGAACATTCTATCCCCGCACCTTTTAATTGCTTCCCCGCACCTTGAAAAATAA
- a CDS encoding Clp protease ClpP, whose translation MTANVPSRTASPAFAAPRGGSPTSEVHNMAATIEDGKLRLSGYVGDYYYDDGFTSSDVVLALAQINDTDELDCHINSPGGIASEGAAIHALLAARAGVTNIVVEGIAASAASLIAMAGATVTMSAGAVMMIHDPSGMTWGTSDDHSKTIEGLEALATAYARVYAAKSGKTADECRTIMKEEKWFTPQQAVETGFADATTEGQTEPVAAFDYRLFAHAPKQLVALTKKKHWSPPTSSAAPAAKRPTKETLMKDTTEGGTMTADIAKATADAKARIKAIMTSGEAEGREDQAQHLAYETEMSLEDAVAILEKAPKPTAAQEPAPVDYAQRRTAAAGLASPGGKPNTLKVDLVAGMKRRHGVQ comes from the coding sequence ATGACGGCCAATGTGCCGTCAAGAACGGCAAGCCCCGCATTCGCCGCGCCGCGCGGCGGTTCACCTACCTCTGAGGTTCACAACATGGCTGCGACTATTGAAGACGGAAAGCTTCGGCTCTCCGGCTATGTCGGCGACTATTACTATGACGATGGCTTCACTTCGAGCGACGTCGTTCTGGCCTTGGCCCAGATCAACGACACTGACGAGCTGGACTGCCACATCAACTCCCCAGGTGGCATCGCCTCTGAAGGCGCTGCCATCCATGCGCTGCTGGCTGCACGCGCCGGTGTCACCAACATCGTGGTGGAAGGCATCGCCGCTTCAGCGGCATCGCTGATCGCCATGGCCGGCGCCACGGTCACCATGTCGGCCGGTGCGGTGATGATGATCCACGATCCATCGGGGATGACCTGGGGAACCTCCGATGATCACTCCAAAACGATAGAAGGTCTCGAAGCTCTCGCGACCGCCTATGCCCGTGTCTATGCCGCCAAGTCCGGAAAGACCGCCGACGAGTGTCGGACGATCATGAAGGAAGAGAAGTGGTTCACGCCGCAGCAGGCGGTCGAGACCGGTTTTGCCGACGCGACTACTGAGGGGCAGACCGAACCCGTCGCCGCTTTCGATTACCGGCTCTTTGCTCACGCGCCCAAACAGCTCGTCGCTTTGACGAAGAAGAAACACTGGTCACCTCCGACCAGCTCGGCGGCCCCTGCCGCCAAACGTCCAACAAAGGAAACACTGATGAAGGACACGACCGAGGGCGGGACCATGACCGCCGACATCGCAAAGGCGACCGCCGATGCAAAGGCCCGCATCAAGGCCATCATGACGTCTGGCGAGGCCGAGGGGCGTGAGGACCAGGCTCAGCATCTGGCTTACGAGACCGAAATGTCGCTCGAGGATGCCGTTGCGATCCTGGAGAAGGCGCCCAAGCCGACTGCTGCCCAGGAGCCCGCGCCTGTCGATTACGCTCAGCGCCGCACCGCCGCGGCCGGTCTGGCAAGTCCGGGCGGCAAGCCGAACACCCTCAAGGTTGATCTCGTGGCCGGCATGAAGCGCCGCCACGGCGTGCAGTAA
- a CDS encoding sulfurtransferase TusA family protein yields MATEPELVDARGLKCPLPVLKMEKRLGALPPGAVLVVLATDSMARIDIPLYCRQNHHECRLDAANDLLRFTIIKAS; encoded by the coding sequence TTGGCAACTGAGCCGGAGCTCGTCGACGCGCGGGGGCTGAAATGCCCCCTGCCCGTCCTCAAGATGGAAAAACGACTCGGCGCGCTGCCGCCCGGAGCGGTTCTCGTGGTCCTGGCTACCGATTCGATGGCGAGGATCGACATTCCGCTCTATTGCAGGCAGAACCACCACGAATGCCGGCTGGACGCTGCTAATGACTTGCTGCGCTTCACAATTATTAAGGCTTCGTAA
- a CDS encoding phage terminase large subunit family protein yields MNFHPGAHHIVASKLADAIRPVPPLPFRKWLPKNIVLVDGPKKGELWSELDAPYLGPIAEVLDVDHPSNLVSIRKSQQTGVSILGLAWSLYLAEIAPDNILYAVPGIDALQDVNGKKLQPMIEAWQDRSGKKIILPTVARSGSGSTTYEKRFVGGSLSLANANSVMDLSSNTSRYGVKDEVSKWQNSPNGDDPEVLFFGRFTAFRRLKLWKILELSTPELDSGDPLGDEPGHCRIDRSFRRSDQRFWNIKCPECGNEFVQTILGFVINKAHPHLSTYECPHCEHHVSEMERVPAVRAGRFIPTSEGHPGFHVDAFISLMMSYEAIAEEWLDRQNKGEEGAKGFTNLVGGLPYAMKGDAPDHKRLLERRESYHRGVVPADGLILTAGADVHHNNIMVETVAFGQDRQSWSVEVAYLDGPTDDINAGAWLKLDEYFRTPVRDAFGQDRRIEALGVDSGDGLRTTQVYSWCANRVGTHAIKGMQGRGVPAIGLPQKVSVRKSGKRQKVGAAKVWPVGTWTLKGELMGNLHKEIVRDDGRTIVPGGYCHFADWHDESYFKQLTAEYFQRKLVKGKPHEGWDKLRRENHWLDVRVYAMAMAELLGISKLTADGWASLRALWQPTEPIDLLSSVTAIIAAEPNAPTIVVAVPQQVPVEATNIEESRKAWKRR; encoded by the coding sequence GTGAACTTCCATCCTGGTGCTCACCACATCGTCGCTTCGAAGCTTGCCGATGCGATCCGGCCAGTGCCGCCTCTGCCGTTTCGTAAGTGGTTGCCGAAGAATATCGTTCTCGTCGACGGGCCGAAGAAAGGGGAACTCTGGTCAGAGCTGGATGCGCCTTACCTTGGCCCCATCGCCGAGGTCCTGGACGTCGATCATCCCAGCAACCTTGTGTCGATTAGAAAGAGCCAGCAGACGGGCGTATCGATCCTGGGGCTGGCGTGGTCGCTGTATCTGGCAGAGATCGCACCGGATAACATCCTCTATGCCGTGCCTGGTATCGACGCCCTGCAGGACGTGAATGGCAAGAAACTGCAGCCGATGATCGAGGCTTGGCAGGATCGCTCGGGCAAGAAAATCATACTGCCGACCGTGGCGCGGTCAGGATCTGGCTCGACAACATATGAAAAGCGTTTTGTCGGCGGCTCTCTGAGCCTGGCGAATGCCAACTCGGTTATGGACCTGTCGAGTAACACCTCGCGCTATGGCGTGAAGGACGAAGTTTCGAAGTGGCAGAATTCGCCCAATGGCGATGATCCGGAGGTTCTGTTCTTCGGCCGCTTCACAGCATTTCGGCGTTTGAAGCTCTGGAAGATCCTTGAGCTTTCGACGCCCGAACTCGATAGCGGTGACCCGCTGGGCGACGAGCCCGGTCACTGTCGCATCGACAGGTCATTCCGGCGCTCGGATCAGCGCTTCTGGAACATAAAGTGTCCCGAGTGCGGCAACGAGTTCGTGCAAACGATCCTGGGCTTTGTCATCAATAAGGCTCACCCGCATCTCAGCACTTATGAGTGCCCGCACTGCGAACACCATGTCAGCGAAATGGAGCGGGTGCCCGCGGTGCGCGCTGGACGGTTTATTCCGACCAGCGAGGGACACCCGGGGTTCCACGTCGATGCCTTCATCTCGCTGATGATGAGCTACGAGGCGATCGCAGAGGAGTGGCTGGATCGGCAGAACAAGGGGGAGGAAGGGGCTAAAGGCTTCACCAACCTCGTCGGGGGTTTGCCTTACGCCATGAAAGGCGATGCGCCAGACCACAAGCGATTGCTTGAGCGTCGAGAGAGTTATCACCGTGGCGTTGTGCCAGCAGATGGATTGATCCTGACGGCCGGCGCCGACGTTCACCACAACAACATCATGGTCGAAACGGTCGCTTTTGGTCAGGACAGGCAGAGCTGGTCGGTCGAGGTCGCCTATCTCGACGGCCCGACTGACGACATCAATGCCGGCGCCTGGCTCAAGCTGGACGAGTACTTCCGCACTCCAGTGCGAGATGCGTTCGGCCAGGACCGGCGGATAGAAGCGCTGGGTGTCGACTCCGGCGACGGGCTTCGCACCACGCAGGTCTATAGCTGGTGCGCCAATAGGGTCGGCACCCATGCGATCAAGGGTATGCAGGGACGCGGAGTTCCGGCCATCGGCCTGCCGCAGAAGGTCTCGGTTCGAAAGAGCGGCAAGAGACAGAAGGTCGGCGCCGCCAAAGTCTGGCCGGTTGGCACCTGGACGCTCAAAGGCGAGCTGATGGGCAATCTCCATAAGGAGATCGTCCGCGATGACGGCCGGACGATTGTGCCGGGCGGCTACTGCCACTTCGCCGACTGGCATGACGAGAGCTACTTCAAGCAGCTGACCGCCGAGTATTTCCAGCGCAAGTTGGTCAAAGGCAAACCGCACGAAGGTTGGGACAAGCTCCGCCGCGAGAACCATTGGCTCGACGTTCGCGTCTACGCCATGGCGATGGCCGAGCTTCTCGGGATCTCCAAACTAACAGCTGACGGGTGGGCAAGCCTTCGCGCTCTGTGGCAGCCGACCGAGCCCATCGACCTACTGTCCAGCGTTACGGCCATCATCGCTGCAGAGCCTAACGCGCCGACGATCGTCGTAGCCGTGCCGCAACAAGTGCCTGTCGAAGCCACCAACATCGAGGAAAGTAGGAAAGCATGGAAGCGACGGTGA
- a CDS encoding S24 family peptidase, giving the protein MTEIALIVRTILKKKKWTQARLADELGVTQPTIQRWLGGTMPETENRDALMAMIEDDDHAVARPAPVEAAKTSGDVPNLTIHAGLGSGGLEHVEVDANGQLTDQNYLDGYWTFPDSIRAGISHPSRTHALPVKGDSMEPTLPGGSVVFVDTTHNMPSPPDLYAIDYGDGLMIKRIELVPRSDTVKIISDNERYSNYELQRDELRVYGRVIASFQWRH; this is encoded by the coding sequence ATGACCGAAATCGCACTCATCGTCCGTACCATTCTGAAGAAGAAAAAGTGGACCCAGGCTCGCCTGGCCGATGAGCTTGGCGTTACCCAGCCAACCATCCAAAGATGGCTGGGAGGCACGATGCCCGAGACTGAGAACCGCGACGCCCTTATGGCGATGATCGAGGATGACGACCACGCGGTCGCCCGGCCGGCACCTGTCGAAGCCGCCAAGACTTCGGGCGATGTGCCAAATTTGACTATTCACGCAGGCCTAGGTAGCGGCGGGCTGGAGCACGTGGAGGTAGATGCTAACGGCCAGCTGACCGACCAGAACTACCTTGATGGTTATTGGACCTTCCCCGACAGCATTCGCGCGGGGATCAGCCACCCATCACGCACTCACGCACTCCCGGTGAAGGGAGACAGCATGGAGCCGACCCTACCAGGCGGTTCTGTTGTGTTCGTTGATACAACGCACAACATGCCGTCGCCTCCTGACCTTTATGCGATTGATTACGGTGACGGGCTGATGATCAAGCGCATTGAGCTAGTCCCCAGGTCCGATACCGTCAAAATCATATCCGACAACGAGCGCTATTCTAACTATGAGCTGCAACGGGACGAGTTACGGGTTTATGGTCGCGTGATTGCGTCCTTCCAATGGCGCCACTGA
- a CDS encoding outer membrane beta-barrel protein gives MLVRSLAIGVAAVALLSSAANAADLIIPTTPEPIYEAAGFDWEGLYAGARIGGVFADDVSGLAVGGAVGVNFLPADAFLLGVEATADYVWSDDFEDYGDFYANVRAGAIVTDSVLVYALAGVGVAAVDGDSTGVYQLGGGVELAVTDSITVRGEVVGQGGFEDDLEDDFFDNAKATVGVFYHF, from the coding sequence ATGCTCGTTCGTTCGCTCGCTATCGGCGTTGCTGCCGTTGCTCTTCTCTCGTCCGCTGCCAACGCTGCTGACCTGATCATCCCGACCACTCCCGAGCCGATCTACGAAGCTGCCGGCTTCGATTGGGAAGGCCTCTATGCTGGTGCCCGTATCGGCGGCGTGTTCGCTGACGACGTTTCGGGTCTCGCAGTTGGTGGCGCTGTTGGCGTGAACTTCCTCCCGGCCGACGCTTTCCTGCTCGGCGTTGAAGCCACTGCTGACTACGTCTGGTCCGACGATTTTGAAGACTACGGCGATTTCTACGCCAACGTCCGCGCCGGTGCCATCGTGACCGACTCGGTCCTCGTCTACGCTCTCGCCGGTGTTGGCGTTGCTGCCGTTGATGGCGACTCGACTGGCGTCTACCAGCTCGGTGGCGGTGTTGAACTGGCCGTGACCGACTCGATCACCGTTCGCGGTGAAGTCGTTGGCCAGGGCGGCTTCGAAGACGACCTCGAAGACGACTTCTTCGACAACGCTAAGGCAACCGTCGGCGTGTTCTACCACTTCTAA
- a CDS encoding phage/plasmid primase, P4 family → MTDTPDDENAVKEAMGKKRTVKLTVVDGGKTEDKPKRTRKPKVKPEEETPPAPEAGDPGPDESDVMSGPDDFGNNEGLEEAERIVIRWCAGLDQNDRDNGRRLVAWFGENLRYVTGLGWLFWRGSHWARDEADLEVRLLAQYIVDKIKLEAIELEASERQKRMLERSAELLKKKEDLSTAEERVIKTASEIMVALSKRRSSRIAWAVTSGNSGRTKAMLEQAQSLKALPIERLDFDHMLFNVANGTLRFWRELDPDQPEGGDRKIGRFEFRPHDRDDLITKVAEAEYHPDATCPFFIEDFLGKVQPESRWRTFIQVSTAVALLFGGNDEQKLFYHYGTGANGKSAFFELIGRLAGSYRQIASPETITGDGQRAGQQANPDIARLHNARLVTIEELPKNTPLKEELIKALTGGTKILARFLNKDFFEFMPQFTPMLSGNNKPAISGTDEGIWRRFLFIIWGVKIPEGERMAPTLLAARLDAERSGVLNWLIEGALLYLTHGLDHFTPHEAKAFAQDYREERDNVGVFAEACIERIDGQKVKAGVLFEAYETWCKGNGLRAASQRSFGDRLNDLNYKKQRGNFYFYLDVQLKANQATPADADGPPQRDPSDPGF, encoded by the coding sequence ATGACCGACACGCCAGACGACGAGAATGCCGTCAAAGAGGCCATGGGCAAAAAGCGCACGGTGAAACTCACCGTGGTTGATGGCGGCAAGACCGAGGATAAGCCGAAGCGCACGCGCAAGCCAAAGGTGAAACCAGAAGAAGAAACGCCACCGGCGCCCGAGGCTGGCGATCCCGGCCCGGACGAATCCGACGTGATGAGCGGGCCTGATGACTTCGGCAACAATGAAGGCCTTGAAGAGGCGGAGCGGATTGTCATCCGCTGGTGCGCTGGTCTCGACCAGAACGACCGCGACAACGGCCGGCGCCTCGTTGCGTGGTTCGGCGAGAACCTGCGCTATGTGACTGGCCTTGGCTGGCTGTTCTGGCGCGGGAGCCATTGGGCGCGCGACGAAGCCGATCTCGAAGTGCGGCTGCTTGCCCAATACATAGTCGACAAGATCAAACTCGAAGCGATCGAGCTGGAAGCTAGCGAGCGGCAGAAACGCATGCTGGAGCGATCGGCCGAGCTGCTCAAGAAGAAAGAGGATCTCAGCACGGCAGAAGAGCGCGTCATCAAGACTGCCTCCGAAATCATGGTGGCGCTGTCGAAGCGCCGGTCCTCCCGCATCGCCTGGGCGGTTACCTCGGGCAATTCCGGACGCACCAAGGCCATGCTGGAACAGGCACAGTCGCTCAAGGCCCTGCCGATCGAGCGGCTCGACTTCGACCATATGCTGTTCAATGTGGCCAATGGCACGCTGCGCTTCTGGCGCGAGCTTGACCCCGACCAGCCCGAAGGCGGCGACCGCAAGATCGGCCGCTTCGAATTCCGGCCGCATGACCGGGACGATCTGATCACGAAGGTCGCCGAGGCCGAGTATCATCCGGATGCCACCTGCCCATTCTTCATCGAGGACTTTCTCGGCAAGGTGCAGCCGGAATCTCGCTGGCGCACCTTCATCCAGGTGTCCACGGCCGTGGCGCTGCTGTTCGGTGGCAATGACGAGCAAAAGCTGTTCTATCACTACGGTACCGGCGCCAACGGCAAGTCGGCATTCTTCGAACTGATAGGCCGCCTTGCTGGCAGCTATCGTCAGATCGCCTCACCAGAAACCATCACGGGTGATGGTCAGCGCGCCGGCCAACAGGCGAACCCCGACATTGCACGACTGCACAATGCCCGCCTCGTGACGATCGAGGAACTGCCGAAGAATACGCCGCTAAAGGAAGAGCTGATCAAGGCGCTGACCGGCGGAACGAAGATCCTTGCGCGCTTTCTCAACAAAGACTTCTTCGAGTTCATGCCGCAGTTCACGCCAATGCTCTCCGGCAATAACAAGCCGGCCATTTCGGGCACGGATGAAGGTATCTGGCGTCGTTTCCTGTTCATCATCTGGGGCGTCAAGATCCCGGAAGGCGAACGCATGGCGCCGACGCTCTTGGCCGCACGGCTCGATGCCGAGCGATCGGGCGTGCTCAACTGGTTGATTGAGGGTGCCTTGCTCTATCTGACCCATGGCCTGGATCATTTCACGCCCCACGAGGCCAAGGCATTTGCCCAGGACTATCGCGAAGAGCGGGACAATGTGGGGGTCTTTGCCGAAGCCTGCATCGAGCGGATCGACGGCCAGAAGGTCAAGGCGGGCGTTCTGTTCGAGGCCTATGAGACCTGGTGCAAGGGTAACGGCCTGCGCGCGGCCAGCCAGCGCAGTTTCGGCGATCGCCTGAATGACCTCAACTACAAGAAGCAGCGCGGCAACTTCTACTTCTACCTCGATGTACAGCTAAAGGCCAATCAGGCCACGCCGGCCGATGCCGACGGCCCGCCGCAGCGCGACCCAAGCGACCCGGGTTTCTAA